One genomic window of Leptospira paudalimensis includes the following:
- a CDS encoding methyl-accepting chemotaxis protein encodes MKKSILRNYLFLSLVFGIVMGILFRTITPFFVSFYSPLLQFSFTVLCVIAGIFVGLFSYWIGKKSLLKTILEISNFSKEVSLGNFKGFLSIDSDDEIGEFVSHYNEVMAKLKDSILNTKLLAIEINRSMAEQKIATNDLSVNTQKLSEKYEWMNQETSNNSQNLFYSISQFNILCHSMDGLMSQIKELSSAIAKLKFISDSAIDRTKNFERRFIYLEDSLLSLKSKMDRIRNSSDEITKTVVVVQTISDKINLLSLNAAIESARAGENGRGFAVVSEEISKLATQTGNSLKLIQSLVKENKNEVGLGMEVFQENFNVVNELSHETKRITSEFEALGLEMNQQIQNQSSVSKEANESIEISNIIQSYLEKYKNSVENTKGIIDEMGELGTANAASAEELSAASEEIVNISNQLVKNMEFYQF; translated from the coding sequence TTGAAGAAGAGTATCTTGAGGAATTATTTATTTTTATCACTCGTTTTTGGTATCGTGATGGGAATTCTATTCAGAACCATTACTCCTTTTTTTGTTTCTTTTTATTCTCCACTCTTGCAGTTTTCTTTTACCGTATTATGTGTGATAGCTGGCATATTTGTAGGATTATTTTCCTATTGGATAGGAAAAAAGTCCCTATTAAAAACAATACTTGAAATCAGTAATTTTTCTAAAGAAGTATCACTCGGAAATTTTAAAGGATTTTTATCAATAGATTCAGATGATGAAATTGGGGAATTTGTATCACATTATAACGAGGTAATGGCAAAATTAAAAGATTCAATTTTAAATACTAAATTGTTAGCAATTGAAATCAACCGATCAATGGCAGAACAAAAAATTGCCACAAATGATTTGTCTGTCAATACACAGAAATTATCAGAAAAGTATGAATGGATGAACCAGGAAACCTCAAACAATTCACAGAATTTGTTTTATTCCATTTCACAATTTAATATTTTGTGTCATTCAATGGATGGTCTGATGAGTCAGATAAAAGAATTATCGAGTGCCATTGCAAAGTTAAAATTTATCTCAGATAGTGCCATTGATCGAACTAAAAATTTTGAAAGGAGATTTATTTATTTAGAGGATAGTTTGTTATCGTTAAAGTCAAAGATGGATAGAATACGAAATAGTTCCGATGAAATCACCAAAACGGTCGTGGTAGTACAAACTATATCAGATAAGATTAATTTATTATCTTTGAATGCTGCAATTGAATCTGCTCGTGCAGGCGAGAATGGCAGAGGTTTCGCGGTTGTATCAGAAGAGATTTCAAAATTAGCAACCCAGACAGGTAATAGTTTAAAGTTAATTCAATCACTTGTGAAAGAAAATAAAAATGAAGTAGGCTTAGGTATGGAAGTTTTCCAAGAAAATTTTAATGTCGTCAATGAATTGTCTCATGAGACGAAACGAATCACTTCTGAATTTGAAGCTTTAGGTTTGGAAATGAACCAACAAATACAAAATCAATCAAGTGTATCGAAAGAAGCAAATGAAAGTATCGAAATTTCGAACATCATTCAATCGTATTTAGAAAAATACAAGAACTCTGTAGAAAATACAAAAGGAATCATTGATGAAATGGGTGAGTTGGGTACTGCCAATGCCGCATCAGCTGAGGAATTATCTGCGGCATCCGAAGAGATTGTTAATATTTCAAATCAATTGGTAAAAAATATGGAATTTTATCAATTTTAA
- a CDS encoding tetratricopeptide repeat protein has protein sequence MAVDARKALELLSNANELKDKGDKKQALLVFQEYLNMVDPSFTHGVWNTMAEILFENQDYEKALSHCNRALELMKEFIPALELRAKIQNALGNTTAMKNDLNTINKLNAIEQAKWDDPNHYYHYK, from the coding sequence ATGGCAGTGGATGCAAGAAAAGCACTAGAGCTCCTTTCGAATGCAAACGAACTCAAAGACAAAGGCGACAAAAAACAGGCTCTACTTGTCTTTCAGGAATATTTAAATATGGTAGATCCTTCTTTCACGCATGGGGTTTGGAATACAATGGCAGAAATCTTATTTGAGAATCAAGATTATGAAAAAGCTCTTTCTCACTGTAATCGTGCATTGGAACTAATGAAAGAATTTATCCCTGCACTTGAATTACGTGCGAAAATACAAAATGCCTTAGGAAATACCACTGCAATGAAAAATGACCTAAACACCATTAACAAGCTCAATGCAATTGAACAAGCAAAGTGGGATGATCCCAATCATTATTATCATTATAAGTAA
- a CDS encoding LA_0442/LA_0875 N-terminal domain-containing protein produces the protein MKLNFKLSLFLLGNLFLTGSLFSETIILKTGKTFFGRVIEQNRDFLKLKETNGNVLQFQKTEILKVTYKDLNTKEIKKIIDVETKKNQSSLNQVTETNEKFDLNSKKENLTDSSIEKPSPLTPKKIRWEVVGRSAILPGWGQYHWNEPIRGSLYILSFLGAAVHYNQAWNLHKEAKSEYQNDFRSLVIFTSGSSGFLLNLVDKNNLASEYRRTGNNLNTASDILIGVFLINLIDSMLYRGEKEDRLFTSNGRRQGFYANAGVTQPNRFDLDSKDQKFGQGSVEYKLGYTWVF, from the coding sequence TTGAAACTTAATTTCAAATTATCTCTATTCTTACTAGGGAATCTATTTCTAACGGGTTCTCTTTTTTCTGAAACAATCATTTTAAAAACAGGTAAAACATTTTTTGGAAGAGTCATTGAACAAAATAGAGATTTTTTAAAACTAAAAGAGACTAATGGAAATGTTCTACAATTTCAAAAAACTGAAATTTTAAAAGTCACCTATAAAGATTTAAATACAAAAGAAATCAAAAAAATCATCGATGTCGAAACCAAAAAAAATCAATCTTCCTTAAATCAAGTTACGGAAACAAATGAGAAGTTCGATCTAAATTCAAAAAAAGAGAATCTAACGGATTCTTCCATTGAAAAGCCATCTCCTCTGACTCCCAAAAAGATTCGTTGGGAAGTAGTTGGACGTTCGGCGATTTTACCGGGATGGGGACAATACCATTGGAATGAACCTATTCGGGGTTCTCTGTATATACTCTCGTTTTTAGGTGCCGCTGTCCATTACAACCAAGCTTGGAATTTACACAAGGAAGCTAAGTCGGAATACCAAAACGATTTTCGTTCCTTGGTGATTTTTACTTCAGGGAGTAGTGGTTTTCTTCTAAACCTAGTCGATAAAAACAATCTTGCTTCGGAATATCGCAGAACAGGGAACAACTTAAACACTGCCTCCGATATTCTCATTGGAGTCTTTCTCATCAATCTGATCGATTCCATGTTGTATCGTGGTGAAAAAGAGGATCGCTTATTTACATCGAATGGAAGAAGACAAGGTTTTTATGCCAATGCTGGTGTGACACAACCGAATCGGTTCGATCTTGATTCTAAAGACCAAAAATTCGGTCAAGGAAGTGTAGAATATAAACTTGGCTACACTTGGGTATTTTAA
- a CDS encoding adenylate/guanylate cyclase domain-containing protein, giving the protein MKWIYLLLGDPKKHSLEHRLFNTVSLVNGVLNLLGVFGVLYLENYLVLICLNVGSGFLMLVMYYLSRVKSIYFILYWPFNLTILFYLASMWFFNGGSIGGNHYYLIPSLVIALILIRNHNIWIVYSIYIGVSASLYIVEYFHKDWVTGYATEMDRYMDAGGNYLFVQILTGILIFILSRNLNIERKKSEALLLNILPEPIADELKKEARVAPKRYEKASVLFCDMVGFTKIAETMNAEDLVHELDQIFRAFDRICKVNRMEKIKTIGDAYMAVGGIPNENNTNAVDAVLCGLGFQSFMAEQKEIHHLHGRVFWEIRLGIHIGPLVAGVVGSDKFVYDVWGDTVNTASRLESSGVVAEVNISRSVYEEVKKIFECEPRGFVSIKNKADIEMYLVKGFLPEYASPIDPKLPNELFQRLYKTGALFYTNDVES; this is encoded by the coding sequence ATGAAATGGATATACCTCTTACTCGGAGACCCAAAAAAACACTCACTCGAACATCGGTTATTTAATACAGTATCCCTCGTAAATGGAGTATTAAATTTACTGGGAGTTTTTGGTGTTTTGTACTTAGAGAATTATTTGGTTCTCATCTGTCTGAATGTGGGTTCTGGGTTTCTCATGCTTGTCATGTATTACTTAAGCCGAGTCAAGAGTATCTACTTCATTTTGTATTGGCCTTTTAACTTAACGATTTTGTTTTATCTTGCATCAATGTGGTTTTTTAATGGCGGATCCATTGGTGGAAATCATTATTATTTGATTCCATCACTTGTGATTGCACTGATCCTCATTCGGAATCATAATATTTGGATTGTTTATTCTATTTATATTGGTGTCTCTGCTTCTCTTTATATAGTGGAATACTTTCACAAGGATTGGGTAACAGGGTATGCCACTGAAATGGATCGTTACATGGATGCTGGTGGAAATTATTTATTCGTACAAATTCTAACAGGGATTTTGATTTTTATCCTAAGCCGAAATTTAAATATAGAAAGAAAAAAATCAGAAGCATTACTTCTCAATATCCTTCCCGAACCCATCGCCGATGAATTAAAGAAGGAAGCAAGGGTTGCACCAAAACGGTATGAAAAAGCTTCTGTATTATTTTGTGATATGGTTGGTTTTACCAAAATTGCAGAGACTATGAATGCTGAAGATTTAGTCCATGAACTCGATCAAATCTTTCGTGCCTTTGATCGAATTTGTAAAGTCAATCGAATGGAAAAGATCAAAACCATAGGTGATGCCTATATGGCAGTGGGAGGAATTCCAAATGAAAATAATACTAACGCCGTTGATGCAGTGTTATGCGGTCTTGGGTTCCAATCGTTTATGGCGGAACAAAAAGAAATCCATCATTTACATGGTAGAGTATTCTGGGAAATCCGATTGGGAATCCATATCGGACCACTTGTTGCGGGTGTAGTTGGTAGTGATAAGTTTGTATATGATGTTTGGGGTGATACGGTAAATACAGCTAGTAGGTTAGAGAGTAGTGGTGTTGTTGCCGAAGTGAATATTTCGCGATCTGTATATGAAGAAGTCAAAAAAATATTTGAGTGCGAACCAAGAGGATTTGTTTCCATCAAAAACAAAGCTGACATTGAAATGTATTTAGTGAAGGGATTTTTACCTGAATACGCAAGTCCCATAGATCCCAAACTGCCGAACGAATTATTCCAAAGGCTTTATAAAACAGGTGCTTTGTTTTATACAAATGATGTTGAATCTTAA
- a CDS encoding alpha/beta fold hydrolase, which produces MMLNLNQIHWYLMDPKKYIQMVIWIQVVFLQCVPNLEGKENIEKFTIPTKEGNVFTLTNDCQSKSKLMVFVHGSPGNGSDFLPYLQDKDFQTHFCMMSPDRLGFGFSKREEFIPSVNTQGKGISEMIQSFIVSQKLSVTSIFIVGHSYGGPVSMKSFLLLSESLKKNGKVFLLSAPMDPMYEELRFYNHLAKSIIIEWILPKSWVRSNEEMFQLKQDLLGLELELRQFRFPVVMIHGDSDGLVPWEHTNYLNHESYKGESKVYLLSGGSHFIPWTRFSEIKSIVFKEVSL; this is translated from the coding sequence ATGATGTTGAATCTTAACCAAATCCATTGGTATCTGATGGATCCTAAAAAATACATTCAAATGGTAATTTGGATTCAAGTTGTGTTTCTCCAATGTGTTCCGAATTTAGAAGGAAAAGAGAATATAGAGAAATTTACAATTCCAACAAAAGAGGGAAATGTATTCACACTTACGAATGATTGCCAATCGAAGTCAAAATTAATGGTCTTTGTTCATGGTTCTCCCGGGAATGGTTCTGATTTTTTGCCCTATTTGCAAGATAAGGATTTCCAAACTCATTTTTGTATGATGTCTCCAGATCGGCTTGGATTTGGTTTCTCAAAACGAGAAGAATTTATTCCCAGTGTGAATACCCAAGGCAAAGGAATTTCGGAAATGATCCAATCTTTTATTGTGAGTCAAAAACTTTCAGTGACTTCTATATTCATTGTTGGACATTCCTATGGAGGACCCGTTTCTATGAAGTCCTTCCTCTTGTTAAGTGAAAGTTTAAAAAAAAATGGAAAAGTGTTTTTACTCTCGGCACCAATGGATCCTATGTATGAAGAACTTAGATTTTATAACCATCTTGCGAAGAGTATAATCATTGAGTGGATTTTGCCAAAGTCTTGGGTGCGAAGTAACGAAGAAATGTTCCAATTAAAACAAGATTTACTCGGTTTGGAACTTGAATTGAGGCAATTTCGGTTTCCAGTAGTGATGATCCACGGTGATTCGGATGGACTTGTCCCATGGGAACACACAAATTATTTGAATCATGAATCATACAAAGGTGAATCGAAAGTGTATCTTCTTTCGGGAGGGAGTCATTTTATCCCTTGGACAAGGTTTTCTGAAATCAAATCTATTGTATTCAAAGAGGTCTCCTTATGA
- a CDS encoding DoxX family protein: MKLILFHPYSFYFARTLIVLIIGQTLYFKFTGSEESKYIFTVLAMEPWGRIGLAILETICIILLLFPRLVWLGALLASNLMLGAILSHLVFLGIIVQNDGGLLFILALVVFLLSLYVVYYERKKIPYLRDFFPID, from the coding sequence ATGAAATTAATCCTATTCCATCCTTATAGCTTTTATTTCGCTAGAACATTGATTGTTCTGATCATAGGGCAAACTTTATACTTTAAATTTACTGGCTCAGAAGAATCTAAATACATCTTTACCGTTCTTGCGATGGAACCGTGGGGGAGAATCGGTTTGGCGATTTTAGAAACCATTTGTATAATCCTCCTATTGTTTCCACGTTTGGTTTGGTTAGGTGCTCTATTGGCATCAAACTTAATGTTAGGTGCAATTTTATCTCATTTAGTATTTTTGGGCATTATTGTCCAAAATGATGGTGGATTACTCTTTATTTTAGCCCTTGTTGTATTCCTATTGTCTCTGTATGTTGTGTACTATGAGAGAAAAAAGATTCCTTATCTTAGGGACTTTTTTCCAATCGACTGA
- a CDS encoding DedA family protein yields the protein MTNSKKIQNSSVVGNLFLILFFSTFVSEDLTCITSGLLAKEGKLLLLHAIIVTGLGIFVGDLLLYFVGFFFGSYLKLWKPIQNWESKISSQTLYKHWQSKFSLSVMISRFLPGTRLPLYLMSGYFKMPFFIFVWSSFFAVLIWTTLFVSLVFYYGKWISEYYFNQSNLWTSIGIGLSFYGFYLFFQTILIPEKRKRVTLQWTKLFQMEFWPSTLFYLPLIPYLFYLSIRYRGIRYLTATNPGIIASGIAGESKYDILNLIPNKYIAKSCLVSSGIQDPETLIKQWLTINKIKFPIIAKPDKGERGFLVQKIHTMSELKQVLYNYPIDWLLQEWIEGPFEVGIFYCRYPDESQGMIFSVTDKVFPEIIGDGISTLESLIENHPRFRFQMETHKKHNLGKLQQIIPLGEKRRIGSIGNHIQGCMFQDGGYLLTNKLKTELIKIGDRTKGFYFGRFDIRFQDVKKFRDGKGFKIIELNGVTSESTNLYDPKFSILQSYSILWKQWKFIFEIGYQNYQKGIHLYPYGKLVQLIRQHNLYRKKFSRLEKSP from the coding sequence TTGACCAATTCCAAAAAAATACAAAATTCGTCTGTAGTGGGAAATTTATTTCTAATTCTCTTTTTTTCTACCTTTGTATCAGAAGACTTAACCTGTATCACCTCTGGTTTACTTGCGAAAGAAGGAAAACTTCTATTATTACATGCAATCATTGTGACTGGACTTGGAATTTTCGTAGGTGATTTACTGCTTTATTTTGTCGGATTCTTTTTTGGATCGTATTTAAAATTATGGAAACCAATCCAAAACTGGGAATCCAAAATTAGTTCACAAACTCTTTACAAACATTGGCAATCAAAGTTTAGTCTTTCAGTGATGATTTCTCGTTTTTTACCGGGAACTAGGTTACCTCTCTACCTCATGAGTGGGTATTTTAAAATGCCATTTTTCATTTTTGTATGGAGTAGTTTTTTTGCTGTTTTGATTTGGACCACTTTATTCGTATCCTTGGTATTTTATTATGGAAAGTGGATCAGTGAATATTATTTTAACCAATCCAATTTGTGGACAAGTATTGGAATTGGACTTAGTTTTTATGGGTTCTATCTTTTTTTCCAAACAATTCTCATTCCCGAAAAGAGAAAAAGGGTTACACTGCAATGGACCAAGTTATTCCAAATGGAATTTTGGCCAAGCACCCTCTTTTATCTTCCACTCATACCTTATCTCTTTTATTTGTCCATTCGGTATAGAGGAATACGATATCTCACAGCAACAAATCCAGGAATCATCGCCTCCGGGATCGCTGGCGAATCGAAATACGATATCTTAAACCTCATTCCAAACAAATACATAGCCAAATCTTGTTTGGTCTCTTCTGGCATACAAGATCCAGAAACATTGATCAAACAGTGGCTTACCATAAACAAAATTAAGTTTCCAATCATCGCAAAACCAGACAAAGGTGAAAGAGGCTTTCTGGTACAAAAAATCCATACGATGAGTGAACTCAAACAAGTTTTATACAACTATCCTATCGATTGGTTGTTGCAAGAATGGATAGAAGGACCGTTTGAAGTAGGAATTTTTTACTGCAGGTATCCCGATGAATCACAAGGAATGATTTTTTCTGTGACTGACAAAGTGTTTCCTGAGATCATTGGAGATGGAATTTCAACATTAGAATCATTGATCGAAAATCATCCCAGATTCCGTTTCCAAATGGAAACTCATAAAAAACACAATCTTGGAAAATTACAGCAAATCATACCACTTGGAGAAAAACGAAGGATAGGTTCCATCGGAAACCATATCCAAGGTTGTATGTTCCAGGACGGAGGTTATCTCCTCACAAACAAACTAAAAACAGAATTGATCAAAATAGGAGACAGGACCAAAGGATTTTATTTCGGAAGGTTTGATATACGGTTTCAAGATGTAAAAAAATTCCGAGACGGAAAAGGATTTAAAATCATCGAACTGAATGGAGTGACAAGTGAATCTACCAATTTATATGATCCCAAGTTTTCGATCTTACAAAGTTATTCCATTTTATGGAAACAATGGAAATTCATCTTTGAAATTGGGTATCAAAACTACCAAAAAGGAATTCATTTGTACCCATATGGGAAATTGGTTCAATTGATTCGACAACACAACCTATACCGTAAAAAATTCAGTCGATTGGAAAAAAGTCCCTAA
- a CDS encoding NAD(P)H-dependent oxidoreductase: MHPIFLFDDLIQMPKILIQLFHPFLEKSKANQMLLDSIPISDHITLRDLYEIYPNFTIDVKLEQKILLEHDVILFQHPFYWYSCPPLMKQWIDFVLEDGWAYGKNGNVLNGKKWIQTITTGGSENAYKEDGFHKHPIEDFLLPFRRTAELCKMDYQSPFLVQGTFQLKEGDFQKESLRYRNFILSYLEAKHG, translated from the coding sequence TTGCATCCAATCTTCTTATTTGATGACTTAATCCAAATGCCAAAAATATTGATCCAGTTGTTCCATCCATTTTTGGAAAAATCGAAAGCAAATCAAATGTTATTAGATTCCATACCCATCTCTGATCATATCACCTTACGAGACTTATATGAAATATATCCTAATTTTACGATTGATGTCAAATTGGAACAAAAGATTCTTTTGGAACATGATGTAATCCTCTTCCAACATCCTTTTTATTGGTACAGTTGCCCACCACTCATGAAACAATGGATCGATTTTGTTTTAGAAGATGGTTGGGCCTATGGTAAAAATGGAAATGTATTAAATGGTAAAAAATGGATCCAAACCATTACCACAGGTGGATCCGAAAATGCATATAAGGAAGACGGCTTTCATAAGCATCCTATTGAGGACTTTCTACTACCATTTCGAAGGACAGCAGAGCTCTGTAAGATGGACTACCAATCTCCTTTTTTGGTCCAAGGTACATTCCAATTAAAAGAAGGAGATTTCCAAAAAGAATCCCTTCGTTATCGAAATTTCATTCTTTCATACTTAGAGGCAAAACATGGGTGA
- a CDS encoding monovalent cation:proton antiporter-2 (CPA2) family protein, translated as MGEVNFFIQAIIYLTSAIIMVPIANRLGLGSVLGYLVAGIVIGPFVFGFVGTEGKDLLHFAEFGVVMMLFAIGLELELNLLWRLKFWLLGLGGLQLVLTTLFVFLFSIGFQFSWKSSIALGFILSLSSTAIVLQTLKEKGLMKSISGQASFSILLFQDMAVIPILAIFPMLSEGDSATNDHGHSLVDHLPGYQKTLVVLFVVIGIILIGRYILSPIFRLIAKSGSREIFTGASLLLVIAISVLMTSVGVSAALGTFLAGVVLASSEFRHELESNIEPFKGLLLGLFFLSVGASMELPVVFQHPMKIVGIVVGIIFLKALVLLLLGFLFKLPLDQNLYMALALSQVGEFSFVLFGYSEGLGIFDKDTIVILVACVALSMAFTPILLLLYEKTIFEALQSKAPKKQTNQTLEKEENPVIICGFGRFGNMVGRFLRSNGIGITILDYDADRVEMLGRFGFKVFFGDATRIELLESAGLEHAKVLVAALDHPEKQHELIRNVKHHYPNLQIVARAGDREEAYDLKEMGLSFIYRETRETAVKLGGDVLKLLGTRSYAAERAKNLFLTHDDETFHELFDLRKDRVQYISLAKQRNSELERLMFVDLGKEDELDLDSWSEMERL; from the coding sequence ATGGGTGAGGTCAATTTTTTCATTCAAGCAATCATTTATCTTACAAGTGCCATCATTATGGTTCCCATTGCCAATCGATTGGGACTTGGTTCCGTCCTTGGGTATTTGGTTGCAGGCATTGTCATTGGACCTTTTGTTTTTGGTTTTGTGGGAACGGAAGGAAAAGACCTTTTGCATTTTGCAGAATTTGGTGTTGTAATGATGTTATTTGCAATTGGTTTAGAATTGGAATTAAACCTGTTATGGAGGTTAAAGTTCTGGTTACTCGGGTTAGGTGGTCTTCAGTTAGTATTAACGACTCTTTTCGTGTTTTTATTTTCCATAGGTTTTCAATTTTCTTGGAAATCCTCAATTGCGCTCGGATTCATCTTATCTCTCTCTTCTACAGCAATTGTTTTACAAACCTTAAAAGAAAAAGGATTGATGAAATCCATTTCTGGGCAAGCTTCGTTTTCAATCCTTCTCTTCCAGGACATGGCAGTGATTCCGATTCTTGCCATCTTCCCTATGTTAAGTGAAGGAGATTCTGCCACAAACGACCATGGACATTCTCTTGTGGACCATTTGCCTGGTTACCAAAAAACACTTGTTGTCCTTTTTGTAGTGATTGGGATTATTTTGATTGGTAGGTATATCTTAAGTCCCATTTTTCGATTGATCGCCAAGTCTGGAAGTCGAGAGATTTTTACGGGTGCAAGTTTGTTACTTGTGATTGCCATCTCAGTCCTAATGACTTCTGTGGGAGTTTCTGCGGCACTTGGAACTTTCCTTGCAGGAGTTGTGCTTGCAAGTAGTGAATTTCGACATGAATTGGAAAGTAATATAGAACCATTTAAAGGTTTGTTACTTGGTTTGTTTTTTTTAAGTGTGGGTGCTTCCATGGAACTCCCTGTCGTATTCCAACACCCAATGAAAATTGTAGGCATAGTTGTAGGCATTATCTTTCTAAAAGCTCTCGTATTACTCCTACTTGGTTTTTTGTTTAAACTTCCCTTAGACCAAAATTTATACATGGCCTTGGCATTATCACAAGTAGGAGAGTTTTCTTTCGTTTTATTTGGATACTCCGAAGGATTGGGAATTTTTGATAAGGACACAATTGTAATCCTTGTTGCCTGTGTTGCTCTTAGTATGGCCTTTACACCCATATTATTATTGTTATATGAAAAGACAATTTTTGAAGCCTTACAATCGAAGGCACCTAAGAAACAAACAAACCAAACCTTAGAAAAAGAAGAAAATCCAGTGATCATATGTGGATTTGGTCGTTTTGGAAATATGGTAGGCAGGTTTTTACGATCAAATGGGATTGGGATTACAATTTTAGATTATGATGCGGATCGAGTGGAGATGCTTGGTCGATTTGGATTTAAAGTATTTTTTGGAGATGCAACACGAATTGAACTTTTGGAAAGTGCTGGTTTAGAACATGCCAAAGTATTGGTAGCAGCCCTTGACCATCCCGAAAAACAACACGAACTCATCCGTAATGTAAAACACCATTATCCAAATTTACAAATTGTTGCCAGAGCCGGGGATCGAGAAGAAGCATATGACTTAAAAGAAATGGGACTTTCTTTCATTTACCGCGAAACCAGAGAAACTGCAGTGAAGTTAGGTGGGGATGTTTTGAAATTATTGGGAACGAGATCCTATGCAGCAGAACGCGCTAAAAATTTATTCCTAACACATGATGATGAAACCTTCCATGAACTATTTGACTTACGTAAAGACCGAGTCCAGTACATTAGCCTTGCCAAACAAAGGAATTCTGAATTGGAACGTTTGATGTTTGTTGATTTGGGAAAAGAAGACGAATTGGATTTGGATTCTTGGAGTGAAATGGAACGATTGTAA
- a CDS encoding peptidylprolyl isomerase, with protein MSTLRAVIKTNKGEIRIDLTPDKTPNTVANFVNLAQRKFYDGLKFHRVIADFMIQGGCPQGTGTGGPGYKFRDEFDSSLKHNKPGILSMANAGPGTNGSQFFITHVPTPWLDGKHSVFGSVVDASDQEVVNSIQQGDKIESITIEGDASSVLEVAKPYLDEWNQILDSKK; from the coding sequence ATGAGTACTTTACGCGCTGTTATCAAAACCAATAAAGGTGAAATCCGAATCGATCTTACTCCTGACAAAACACCGAATACGGTTGCCAACTTTGTGAATTTGGCACAAAGGAAATTCTATGATGGATTAAAATTCCACCGAGTCATTGCTGATTTTATGATCCAAGGTGGTTGTCCACAGGGAACTGGAACGGGTGGACCTGGGTATAAATTCCGCGATGAATTTGATTCCAGTTTAAAACACAACAAACCAGGAATCCTTTCAATGGCAAATGCAGGCCCTGGAACCAATGGAAGTCAATTTTTTATCACACATGTTCCAACTCCATGGCTTGATGGAAAACATTCTGTGTTTGGTTCCGTGGTTGATGCCTCTGACCAAGAAGTTGTGAACTCCATCCAACAGGGAGATAAAATTGAATCCATTACGATTGAAGGAGATGCCTCTTCAGTATTGGAAGTGGCTAAACCGTATTTGGATGAGTGGAACCAGATCTTAGATTCTAAAAAATAA
- a CDS encoding rhodanese-like domain-containing protein: MNRTIIVSLLLITVSIVAKPVEKQKKQPKLKPIPNRLIDYGEFKKIVNRSESERENHRLTEDQFLKMMSEDGVVVLDARSEYRFRLLHIKGAVNLPFTEFTKDSLATVIPEPKSKILIYCNNNFEGNEQAFAAKSPAASLNLSTYNSLKAYGYSNIFELGPLLDVNQTKLPLVSEPKENQAPAE, from the coding sequence ATGAATCGAACCATCATTGTTTCTCTCCTACTAATTACAGTTTCAATAGTGGCAAAACCCGTTGAAAAACAAAAAAAACAACCAAAACTAAAACCCATCCCAAATCGGCTTATCGACTATGGTGAATTCAAAAAAATTGTCAATCGATCTGAATCAGAACGCGAAAACCACCGCCTAACGGAGGATCAGTTTTTGAAAATGATGTCAGAAGATGGTGTTGTTGTCCTTGATGCAAGGAGCGAATATCGGTTTCGTTTATTGCATATCAAAGGTGCAGTGAATTTACCTTTTACCGAATTTACAAAAGACAGTTTGGCTACTGTGATCCCAGAACCAAAATCCAAAATTTTAATTTATTGTAATAATAATTTTGAAGGCAACGAACAAGCGTTTGCAGCCAAAAGCCCGGCGGCTTCCTTAAATTTATCTACTTACAATTCTCTAAAAGCGTATGGTTATTCAAACATTTTCGAATTGGGCCCACTACTGGATGTGAACCAAACCAAATTACCTCTAGTGAGTGAACCAAAAGAAAACCAAGCTCCCGCGGAATGA